ATATACATAAAAATCACGAATTATCCCAGGATATATGTAACTTAAAAGGGAGCGAACAATTACATAATTCTAAAATATTAGAATAAAATTTACTTCAAATAAAGTAAATAAAAAAAGTTTTTATCACTCTATTAATTTATATAACTTTAATGGCCTGCCGATCGGACCATATTGCAGTTCCACCTTAACCATGCCGCATTTTTCTATGAAGTCCAGATAGCGACGAATGGTTACTTTAGTTAAGTTAATATCTTCCGCTATTTCGGAAACAGATAATTTGCGGTCTCCGGCATTTTTTAAAAAGTTAACTATTTGTTGCAAGGTTGCTTCATTAAGGCCTTTGGGAAGAACGCCCCAGGGCTCCTTTTCTCCAACAAGCGGGTTGCTGCCGGCGTATGCATTTTCTTTAGCAGCAATATGTTCGCGGTTTTTTTCCGAAGAGCCGTTACTTTCCTGGGGAACAGAGGCTCCGGTAGCCTTGCTGATTTGATAAGTTAAAGCCTGCATCCATTCCACCATCTGGTTAATAGACTGAGCAAGCTCGCCAATCTCATTCATACTATTAATCCGGGTGTGGGGGGAAAGATCGCCCGAAGCAACTTTTTTGGTCTCGGCCGTAAGCAACTTTAACGGATTAATTATAATCAGCTGCGTAAAATAGCGTGTTCCCGTGAAAACCAGGACCGTTAAAATAACGACGATAATAGACATGCTCTTTAGGGAACCATACAGCATTTCATTGAAAAACTTTTTAGAGGTACCCACATAAAACATGCCGACGATATTTTCCTTATCATCCCAAATAGGTGTATAGGCTGTTTGATATTTCTCACCCAGTACTTCCGCTTCGCCAAAGTACTCTTCACCGTTGGTAAGAACTTTCTGTGCTACCTTATCTGATGGATGGGTTCCTATTGCTCTCTCGCCGTTTTCTTTTCTAATTGTTGTTGTTACCCTGGTGTTTCCCAGAAATATAGTACAGGTATCACCAGTCAGCGTACTAATATAATCAACGGGCCCGACATTATTATTCATTTTCATATCGCCCTTATAAAGCACACCATCTTCAATTCTCCATGAACCGGGATATTTGACGTTTAAAATAGCCTGTCCCGTGGCTAGGTCGCTCTTTGCCTTGGTAGTTGCGGCCAATACCGCAGTTTCTTTAATTTGAACCACTGTGGCGGCCATAAAGCATGCTGCCATAATTAATATTGTTGACACCACAAGTATTGTAATCTGTTGTTTCAAAGACTTCATAAAAAATAAGCCCTCCAAACATGAGCTTTTAAAATTTATAATAATTTAAAATTCTCTTTATAATATTTAATTCCTTCAAAAGCAGACATGATTTAGTTTCATTAAACCCTCATCGGTCAACAGCAGTGAATAAATGGGAAAAAGGGACGTCTCAATTCCTATGGCGAAAACTGATAGCCTTAAGTCAATATATTCATACAGATCAGGAAGGCACCATGCAAAGTATGATTTTGGAGTTAATTGAACTCTTCAAGAAGTCGGATTAAAAAATCCCCACCAATGTTGATACCATTAAACTGCTTCAAACATCCTTAGATTTTTCAAATCTAGAATTACCCCAGCTTCCATCAGCAAGTCCAAACCTAACAACCCATTAATGGTTCCGCCGAAATCAATCTCGCCAATATCAACCTTGCAATCTTTAATCTTGAACCCGTTAAACTCCACACCGTCAACCTGTTTAATCACTGAAAATTGTTTACCACCGATTCCAACGCTAATGATAATCTCATCGCTATCTTCAATACTTATCCCAATTTCCTCTGCTGCATCTGTAGAAACAATTGAATAGCTGGCACCCGTATCAATTACCATTTTATCAATGATTTTTGCCCTGCCTTGATAATATATCTTTACCGATGTATATAGTAATCCATCTGCCAAATTTATTTTTGCCATCAGATTATCCCTCGAAACCCTGGAGTAAATCGAATTTTTATCCTAATTTCCTCTTTGGAAGTATGGTAAACTAAAGTATCGCCCTTGCTTTTTACTAGTTCTCGTGTAGCTTCCTTGGGGTCTAAGATACTACGGATTACAGCCACATCATCTATGACTTCATAATTATCTTCAGTATGTGATTGTAAGATTTTCATTAGGACGAATTGGTTAGGGTAAAGCCTACGAACTTCTGTCCAGATCATAGCTAATCACATCCTTTTTGTTTGGATTATATCATACTTGAAAATAATGTCATCAGAATGATTATTAGCGAATGTGATATTTTCCCCAAATATCCAGGCATATTTTTCAAATGCCCCCCCTTTAAGCTCATTTGGCCTTTTTCCTTGCACAATTGCAATTTACTTGGCAACAGAATATTTTTCGGGCTGTCCGCTTTGTCCCAAAAGGCATGCTAATTGTTTTCGCAATGCCCACCGTCCCGTATTTAACAGCCGGGATACCGGCGTTTCTTCTATACCAATCAGCTCTGCTATCTCGACATAGTCCAGCCCTAATACTTCCCGCAAAACCAATACCAGCCTTTCCGCAGGCGGCAGCGTTAAAAGAGCTTCCTGAACTTTATTTGTACTATTGCTCTTTCTCGGCGGGCTTTTTTTATTTTTAGATGAATTTTTACCCGGACTGGATATGGCTTTATTTATGTATATTAAACAGAGGCTTTTCAAAGCTATGTTTAAATTTATATTGTCATTTAGTACGTTGAGAACATCCTTTAATAGCTTTTGGGTTTCCCTATGATTGCCGGTTAATCTGTAGCCAGTGTTATAGAGCAAATTTACTATTTGTTCAGAGGAACTACCCCGCTTAAACTTTTCCCTCATTTTGGGCATGCTCCCTTCTCCTTCTCGTTTAAAATTCGGTTTAACGTACGGCGGTTTAGAATCAAACTCGGCATTCTCCCCCACACTTCACGACTGCAAAGTAATCCGGTCGTTAATTTACTATCTCTATAAATATAGACGTTAGAAATAGAGAAATAGTAGGATTGAATTTGAAATTTTTTCATACAATCTTTAAGAGCGGGAAATACGCCATACAAAGCATTATTTTAGAGTTAATCGAACTCTTCAAGAAGTCAGATTAAAAAATCCCTTATCCAATAAAAAGGAGAAGGGATTTTTTTTATAATTTAGGTTGTATTTCTATCGTCTAATTTACCTTAATAAATGAAAGGGTCAACTGAAAAGGAATTTTATGATTTGGGAACGGCCATAAGATTCCTTCGTTCCCTTCAGTGGTCTTTTTTGAAATTATTATTGGAGAGGAGGTGATTGTAATGCTATATACTTCACCTTTCAGTATATCAGGTACTCCCAAATTCTATCCATCCAATGGTTCGCTTCCTGTAACTGGAGGCACCTCAGCAACAGTGCAATTTGGGGACATAAGCGGCTCCGGGTGGTCATTTGGAGTACAATTGTACAACGTGAATACCGATAACTATACTCCCGTTCATGTTGTGACTTCAAGTAACCCGTCTACTACCTTTACTGACTTGGTTGATGGAAATTTTAAAATATACGTTGTTAATAATCAGCCTGGAACCTCTTGGTCCGGTACTATTTATATGTTGTATACGTATCTTGGATAAATTGCATGATAACGCAGGAAACGGCCCGTTCACTTGCAGTGGGCGGGCCGCTTCCGTAACTTAAGGAACACGCGAGACCATTAAGCATGTAGAACAAAATTCAATATATCTTACGGTTCCTGCAGTAACCAGTTAATCTAAATATTGTAGGAAGCATCATTTTAAAGATATTCAATTGAGTGGCACGGTAACGGCCAATTGTGGTATGTGTGGACAGTTTTCTTCCGTGACACCCTCTTCGTACATGACCGCCAAAACAGGTTCAATAATAATGGACTTTACATCATCCGGCGGCGTTATACATCTCAGAGTTACATCGTCCCAAACCAATTCATTTCCGATATTTTCAGGCTCTTTTTGGATATTAATAAGCTCTCCGGATCCAATGAATTGGTGATTTAATGCATAAACGCTAAAAAGCATGCCGTTTAAAGGCATATAGATCGGAAGTCTGTTGTTCATCTGTAGTGGCTGGCGCACTTGCAGCGAAATGGTTGTATATACCGGCCCTTTATTTACTTTGTTAACAGTGATGGTAATCCCATCATGGGTTTTGCTTGCATCCTTAGGATAAAATGTTTCAACGGCATTATCTATCGCTTCGCTGGAAACAGGAACAGATAGCGTCCAATCTCCTTTTATTGTACCTACCTGGTGAATAGGAATCGTCAACGTGCCGTCTCTAGACACCTGATCAAATGACAGGTACCAAATGATATCACCACGGTATGTATTTGGCGATACCAAATAATCTTTCCCCGTGGCACCATCAATGGGAAGCGGTTTACCGTTCAATAGAATTTTTGCCACAGTAAGGTTTATTTGTGAAACTTCAATCGGTTCATACCCTTCCGGCACCTGAATAGCATAAATTAATATCACCTGATTGCCATCGTAATAAGCTTTTGGCACAGACACGGTAATTCCTTTGTCAGTTGCCGATGGGTTAGTCTCCGACGCGTACCGGTTGAGTTTAGGGATATCAGTAAACGAATATAACTCGCCAATAATGGGTACCTTTTGCAATACCTTGGCCATTACCGGCGAAACGAAACCTGAAACACCAATCGCCACCATTAATAATATTGCGGCACAGGCTCCGTAAGCAAACCGTCGACGTTTCCAATTTGCTTTTTTACGTGCGCGCCTGTGACCCTGTTTGACTTGTTTCCATGTCATTTGAGGCACACTTATACGGGCAGCGTCTTCCATTAACGCTTTGCGGAATATGTCAGACATACTGAATGCCTCCTTTCGTTTCCCCATTAATCGCCTGAGCAAGTATATGTCGCCCACGATTCAGGCGATATTTAAGCTTTCCCAGTTTCCATCCGGCGGCCTCGGCAGCCTCGGCCTCCGTACATCCCATGAAATGTACCAGGACAACGGCGGTTCTCTCGCCATATGAGAGATGCCGCATGGCCTCGTCAATGAGCATTCGGTGTTCAGCCTGCAGGATATCGTCGCTTTGGCTGGAAAGACGGATTTCGTCAATATTGATAACGGTTTTCCGCTTGCGCACTTTGTCCAGGGCTGTGTTTACTAATATTCGGTAGAACCAGCCGCGAAACGCGCGTACATCCTGTAATTGTTGTCTATGTACATAGAGTTTAAAAAGCGCATCCTGGGCCACCTCCTCCGCATCGTGCTGGTGCCTGAGAATCAGCCAGCAGGTTCGTACAGCTTGGTCCCAACTAAGCTGGAATAATTCCTCGTACGCTTGCTCTTCTTTATGGCGCACACGTTCGATAATTTCCTCCGGTATATCCACCTGATTCACTCCCCTCTATAATATAGACGCTGGAAATGGAGAAATAGTAGGATTGAATTTGAATTTTTTTTGCAATCCCTACAGCACGATAAAAACCAATAAAGTATAGTTTTAGAATTAATTGAACTTTTCAGGAGATCAGATTTAAAATCCCTTATCCAATAAAAAGGAGAAGGGATTTTTTTTATTTCAGGTTGTATTTCTATCGTCTAATTTACCTTAATAGGTGAGAAGGTCAACTGAAAAGGAATTTTATGAGTTTGGGAACGGCCATAAAATTCCTTCGTTTCCTTCAGGGGCCTTTTAAACTTGAAGAAGTTTCTAATTATCACTAATTAAAAAGGAGAATGTTTAAAATGGCCGATTACGCATACCGAAGAATTTCTACTAAAGCAACTGGATATCGAAAGATCGAAGCTACCATTCATTTGCCCAATTCATCCGATATCACGATAGCCAGCGGACAAACTCTCTATAATTACGTAGGAATGAGAAAGGATACTGGCGCAACGTTTGATTTTGAATTCGGATTTGGTTATGATCCGGGGGCAGGACTGGGAACACAGTTTTGTCTATACAGAAGCATTGTACCTGGGATATTTCAGTATGAAACGTTTCGCGCAAATCCCGGAACAAAGTACAGACTTCTTATTGCGTCTGAAAACGGAACAATCAAGTGCTATGTTTATGACTCAAAAAACGCTGAGGTCTTCCAAAAAAATTACATTGTGGCAAACGCCTTAAACAGCGGTTCAGGTCAAGTTGTCCGCCGCATGTCAACGTTGATAGTACCCACTGGTGGATCGGCTGTGGGTAGAAATAACCGCTGGTCGAATACACTTGTGGCAACTTCTACCACAAACAATTACGCAACCAGTTCCAATTGCAACCAAGAAAATATAACAAGTCCACCCGATCAACCGTGGATCTCTGTAACTCCCACCAACCCGTACTACAATGAAACGGTAAACCTGGACATTCGTTAAAATAATCTCTCCTTAGTGAAGAAAAACGCCGCTACAACAAAATTGTAGCGGCGTTTTTGACTACTGAAGTTTTGCGGCAATTTCTATGAGCTTTTCCAAGGCATCGGGATGGATCAATAGAACCATCACGCTTTCTCTTTCATATTCCATCAATATGGATGCTTCCTTGAGCAATTGATATAAGACATTATTTTCCAACTCGCTTGCAGTCAACACCTGCTCTAAAATGGATCGGTAATTTAAAACAGAACGATAACCTTCTTCGATTGCATTCATCTTCCCGGTTATCCATTTGCTGAAATCGTCAGGGGTACCATTAGGAGGATAATCATAAGAGGCATCCAGCCAAGTCAAAAAAGTCTCGATGGAACGTGACGCGTCTTGACCAAGGCTGTCAAGCTGAACAATTAATACTTCCTTCGCTTCAGATTCCCATTTGACGATGGAATTCAAGGATTCGGAGATAACCCGAACTGGAACCATCACTCTATTGTGGATAATACGTGGCGCAACATCCCCGGTAACTGTCTGTCCATTTACGATGAGCCTGATTCCATTTGCACCTTCCGGGGAAGTACCGGGATTATCGGTTTGGGTATTATTTACGAAAACGGTTTGGGTATCGGAGTCCCAATGAACGGAATACCCTATTTCTTCGGAA
This genomic interval from Desulfoscipio sp. XC116 contains the following:
- a CDS encoding cache domain-containing protein, giving the protein MKSLKQQITILVVSTILIMAACFMAATVVQIKETAVLAATTKAKSDLATGQAILNVKYPGSWRIEDGVLYKGDMKMNNNVGPVDYISTLTGDTCTIFLGNTRVTTTIRKENGERAIGTHPSDKVAQKVLTNGEEYFGEAEVLGEKYQTAYTPIWDDKENIVGMFYVGTSKKFFNEMLYGSLKSMSIIVVILTVLVFTGTRYFTQLIIINPLKLLTAETKKVASGDLSPHTRINSMNEIGELAQSINQMVEWMQALTYQISKATGASVPQESNGSSEKNREHIAAKENAYAGSNPLVGEKEPWGVLPKGLNEATLQQIVNFLKNAGDRKLSVSEIAEDINLTKVTIRRYLDFIEKCGMVKVELQYGPIGRPLKLYKLIE
- a CDS encoding retropepsin-like aspartic protease — encoded protein: MAKINLADGLLYTSVKIYYQGRAKIIDKMVIDTGASYSIVSTDAAEEIGISIEDSDEIIISVGIGGKQFSVIKQVDGVEFNGFKIKDCKVDIGEIDFGGTINGLLGLDLLMEAGVILDLKNLRMFEAV
- a CDS encoding sigma factor-like helix-turn-helix DNA-binding protein — protein: MPKMREKFKRGSSSEQIVNLLYNTGYRLTGNHRETQKLLKDVLNVLNDNINLNIALKSLCLIYINKAISSPGKNSSKNKKSPPRKSNSTNKVQEALLTLPPAERLVLVLREVLGLDYVEIAELIGIEETPVSRLLNTGRWALRKQLACLLGQSGQPEKYSVAK
- a CDS encoding DUF4179 domain-containing protein, whose translation is MSDIFRKALMEDAARISVPQMTWKQVKQGHRRARKKANWKRRRFAYGACAAILLMVAIGVSGFVSPVMAKVLQKVPIIGELYSFTDIPKLNRYASETNPSATDKGITVSVPKAYYDGNQVILIYAIQVPEGYEPIEVSQINLTVAKILLNGKPLPIDGATGKDYLVSPNTYRGDIIWYLSFDQVSRDGTLTIPIHQVGTIKGDWTLSVPVSSEAIDNAVETFYPKDASKTHDGITITVNKVNKGPVYTTISLQVRQPLQMNNRLPIYMPLNGMLFSVYALNHQFIGSGELINIQKEPENIGNELVWDDVTLRCITPPDDVKSIIIEPVLAVMYEEGVTEENCPHIPQLAVTVPLN
- a CDS encoding RNA polymerase sigma factor gives rise to the protein MDIPEEIIERVRHKEEQAYEELFQLSWDQAVRTCWLILRHQHDAEEVAQDALFKLYVHRQQLQDVRAFRGWFYRILVNTALDKVRKRKTVINIDEIRLSSQSDDILQAEHRMLIDEAMRHLSYGERTAVVLVHFMGCTEAEAAEAAGWKLGKLKYRLNRGRHILAQAINGETKGGIQYV
- a CDS encoding copper amine oxidase N-terminal domain-containing protein; the encoded protein is MFKSLPEKLLILMLILGITIGVQPALAESSLLINFNGQVISSDIDPAIVNGRVLVPLRLISEEIGYSVHWDSDTQTVFVNNTQTDNPGTSPEGANGIRLIVNGQTVTGDVAPRIIHNRVMVPVRVISESLNSIVKWESEAKEVLIVQLDSLGQDASRSIETFLTWLDASYDYPPNGTPDDFSKWITGKMNAIEEGYRSVLNYRSILEQVLTASELENNVLYQLLKEASILMEYERESVMVLLIHPDALEKLIEIAAKLQ